GGGGCTTTTCTCAGGCAGCAAATAATAAACTGGATGGAAGAGAGTGCATGAAGGAAGCTTCTTATCTGATAAATGTGGAGTTCTTCACTGCAAGTAGATATTTTCGAAAGACTACAAGGGGATGGCACAAGTGGTTTATCTTACCCCCAGGATTTGACGTTTACTTACAAAAATGCCTCTTTTACTTCTTATGAATATAGAAGGGAGAGTGTGAGAGAACTTCTTAGACTTACTATTTAAattgaaaaacacatttctgaagttGACCTTTGGATGCAGTTTATACAGATGTCTGTGCCCTCTGATTTTGGCTAGTTAATAGATTTTTGAGATAAAATTCATTATTGAATTTTTGCTGTTTCCCCAGCATTCACTTGCCATATCCACCAGAATCAAGCACTGCCTTTTTTtcgttttctttctgtctttctttctttctttggggCACCAAATCAGAAGACGAAGTGTAGTAATTTGCACCAGAAGacttaaagctgcttttttcttgaGATCCTAATGTTTAATGTAATGTCTCTTTGGATACTGTACCAAATTGTTGATTGCATGTAGTTAATGTTGCATTAGAGCACTTTGCAATTGCATAACTCATCAATGTTTTGTGAGCTTGCATTTGTGAGTTCTTGAATGACCAGACTGAATTTTATCAAGTATCCCATTGAACATCTTGCTAGATGTCAATGATTGCCAGTGACATAAAGCTTGTAGTgaaactatctttaaaaaaaaaaaaaaaatccttgtctcATCACACTTACGTTATTTGTTATACACTTTGTAATtagctatttttaatttatttgagtTACAAGATAGTGGATCATTAATGACTTCTAGTTGTGTTCAGTTTAGCATTTTTAATGGTATTAAACACTTCTGTCAgtcttaataataaaaaaaggaaccTCTGTCTTGTGCTTTGAAGATCTCTGAAGAATTTCTCTTATATTAGAATGGGCATGTATTGTAATTGTTTATACGTCCAATGATCTGTGCTGTAGAATAATGTTGCTgagtttcgttttttttttttttaaaaaaaaggcgaAGAACTCGGCCTCCACGTGGCGAGAAAGATGTGTCTTTAAAATGTACTGtatgtttacattttctttcgAATTTGTCATTTGTACGTATAGGCTGATACCTTCCCGCAGGATACCGCGATAACTGATGTTTTCTAGAACCTTCTTAAAAGTGCCATGTTTGGCAGTGCAAATGAGGTTGCGTGTAACAGCCCAGAGATTTCTTACGGTCGAATGTCTAAAACGGTAAGATTTGTTACTACAGTTAATCTGCAGTGACTTATGTTTTTCATAGTAAAATTCAAATGAGCTCCTATTTTTGATAGTCATTTAATAGTGTATTTGCCATTTGAGCCTCAGTGCGTATTACTGCATTGAAGACAGTTTTTAATGTAATCTTAATTTTACCTCATATACTGTAcattccaaaaataaataaaaaaaagaaaaactctaaaCTTTTTAAAACGTTATAGATACACTACCAAACATATCACTTTACAATTGTACAACGTCGGACTCCATGAAGACGAACCTGTATAGTCTGATAGAAAACACATAAACTATGTAGcaaagtatctttaaaaatctgtggaaaataaaactatcattcttttttgttgttgtcgtcGTCACTCCGCTTTGCCTGCACCGCTGCTGCACAAGCGCTTCCCTTCCCCCGGCTGCCCGGCGGCGGTGCCggtgcggcgggcggggggccgcggcaggGCCTCTCCCCTCAGGGCGGTcgcggcccctccccgcccgccggcgcTTCCCCGAGGCGGCGGGAgctgaggggcggcggggccgggcgcccccccggagcccccgccgcggggcggggaggaggccgGAGGAGTGGCGCTGCCCCCGGCGGGGCGcgtcccgccgcggcggcggcggagggggctgAGGCGGCCGCGTCCCCCGACGGCATGTGGGGCGGCGGGAACGGCAGCGAGGGCGAGCCCCGGCCGTGGCTGCCCTGCGACGAGCGGCTGTGCTTGGCGCTGCCGGTGCGGGCGCTTGTCCCAGTCACGGCCGTCTGCCTGGGGCTCTTCGTGGTCGGCGTGGTGGGCAACGTCCTGACGGTGCTGGTCATCCGCGGCTACCGCGACATGAAGACCACCACCAACCTCTACCTGGGCAGCATGGCTGTCTCGGACCTGCTCATCCTCATGGGGCTGCCCTTCGACCTCTACCGCCTCTGGCGCTCCCGACCCTGGATCTTCGGGCAGCTGCTGTGCCGCCTCTCCCACTACCTCAGCGAGGGCTGCACCTACTGCACCATCCTCCACATCACCGCCCTCACCGTGGAGCGCTACCTCGCCATCTGCTTCCCCCTCAAGGCCAAGGTGGTTGTCACCAAGCGCCGGGTGAAGGCCGTCATCGGCGTCCTCTGGGCCTTCGCCTTCCTCTCTGCCGGccccttcttcttcctggtcGGCGTGGAGCAGCCCGACAACCACACCGACTTCAGCCGCGAGTGCAAGCCCACCCTGCAGGCCGTGGAGTCCGGCCTGCTGGCCACCATGTTCTGGGTCACCACCTTCTACTTCGTCCTGCCCGTCATCTGCCTCAGCGTCCTCTACGGCTTCATCGGCCACGAGCTGTGGCAGAACAACGCCCGCCTGCGGGGTCCCAATGCGGTCCTCCGGGAGAAGGGGCACCGCCAGGCGATCAAAATCCTGGGTGAGTCCCTCCTCCATCCCGCCTCAGGCTGGGGGGTCATGGCTGGGGCTAggaccggggctggggggccacgGCTGGGGCTAGGACTGGGGTTGAAGCACCCGCAGCTCCCACGCAGGGTAGGGATAGCACAGGGGAACATCCCAGCCGTGCTGCCGAGCCCTCCTGTGCTCCCGGGGACCGCCGCGGCAGGGATTTCGCTCCCTCACGGCTGAGGCTTCACCTGGTGCAGCATTGCTCATCCAGCAGCGCGACTGCCTGCTGTAGAAATACCCTTTATCTGAATTTTACCAAGCAGAACCGAGTACAAGGTAGTCTGCAACTTCAGAAAAACTGTGGTAGCATCAGTAGTTTCTTCCAGTGGGCAGCGAACACCTCTGGATAGtaaatttctgcttctgaaaaataagtTTGATTTTCTTAGCAGTCTTTCGTAGCTCTCCTAGGAGTAAATCCACTGGTTGCCCAAGCAGGCTGAAAAACAGCAGCTTAACCCTTACGAGCCATTTGCAGACAAATCACATAACACTGAAGCACTTTCTGCTGATGTAGGATGCTGTTAATTTTTATCTCGTTTTCTTAGTCATATGTTCATTAACATAGCATCAGGCTCTGCAAAGTTAGAGATCGCAGTCTGCCCTGGAGCTTTAAAGTTTGCAAATAGTGGCcgatctgaagaaataaaaaaggaaagaaaaggaaagaaaaaagaaattcaactaTTAATGAGGATAAACCAAAATGccttggttatttttttttctgcctttagtGAAGGATTTACATGCTACATGGGAGACATCTTTTAGTAAGGATGTAATCGGATGGAAATAGCgtagcacaaaagaaagaaactagTAAACCAAGAGAGTACATTTTGCTAACTTATTTCAGGAAGGTATTCACACTGGAGTAAGCACAAGGTTTTCCAACAGAAACGCCCATGTTCAACAATCTCCTCAGAATCCACTGAACCAGACCGATTCCCCCTTATCTCAAAGAGCCAGCAGCTCTACGCGTGTGATGTATTTCAGGTGTGAACTTGCTTTGGCTAGAtcccttttttttaagctctgagAAACACAAAGGATGCTCCATAAATGAGTATTTGTTTTACTTACGtgcatttataaacaaaaataactaaaaatacgGATACAGTAATACGCTTATTTAATTGTTCCTCATCTGCTCCTGCTATGATGCCATTGCAAGAGTGTTTGGATTTGTATTTGTTTGTATCGTGCTAAAACGTGACACAAGACCTCGAGAACAGCTGGAGTGACTCACGctagagatcatctagtcaaaTATCTGTCTCCATCAGTAATTGTCTGGGGAcacatgtaggaaaaaaaatcaatagaccAACTACACTGTAAGTCTTTACGTTAGCAACCATCCCATTACAACAGTGCGAATGGGAGCCTGGGTGTCTGAGGTTCAGCCTTACGCTACGGTCTTTTTCAGTAATGTTGACATATTACAGAACAGTGGCGAATGGAGCTGCTGTGTGCTTCCACAAAAACACCTCTCCTTATTCTGACTTTTGTTTTCATATCACACACATGGCATTACAGATGTTGCCGAGGAGACTCTTTGTTGTGCCTGATGTTATTATATGGATGTTACACCACTGTTAGTTGTTTACATTTTTCTCAGCAAACTCATCTCATGGTTTAGCTGAAGATTTTACCAGTTACCTTTTAATCCAAAGACTAACAAACAGACCTGATGCTATTCCCGTTTTCGTGGTTTTCCAACAATTTAATGCCGTTATTTCTATATGTCATTTGTACCAGTTAGAAGAACCTGCAAAATCAGCCatgtaaaatttaatttactgGATGGTTGAAAAGTTAACTTGCTCCTTAACTGTCGCATGTGTTATTTTGTCTTATAGCTGTGGTGGTTCTGGCCTTTGTAATTTGCTGGTTGCCTTTCCACATCGGCAGGATCGTATTTATAAACACCCAGGACACCAAGACGATGCTGTTCTCCCAGTACTTCAATATATTCGCCCTGCAGCTTTTCTACCTGAGCGCATCCATCAACCCTATCCTCTACAACCTCATTTCTAAGAAGTACAGGGCAGCAGCCTACAAGCTGCTGTTGCCACACCGAGCTGCCGAATGGGCTTTCACGGTAACGAAAAACGCTGGTGGCTACACAGAGACCAGCGCTAGCCCAAGAAACGAGTACACCACCAGCTTCTGAGACTGCAGCCAGCACTCTTCTAGGCGTTCTCTGCAAAGGAAGGGAACTTCCTTTTCGCAGGAGAGTCGCAAAAGGATGGACATTTGTCAGGCCGCGTGGTATTTTGTAACcatttgtgttttgaaatacttGTCTTTTTATTCACAGAGCAAGCAGGCACCGTAAAGTAGTGAGAATGATGAGCAACTCGTGAAAGATAACTCAATAGGAAAAGCTGTAGTAAATTGCCAGTGAAACTGTGGCTTCAGTTTATTACATGTTGTTCATTGCATGTGTTCTGTGCAATTTCtagtattttctaaaaatcataACATCAAGGATCGCAAAGGAGGAGGGAGTTGGAGGTAGCAGCTCCGGGGCTGCAGcctttgccattttaaaatggttttcttaTAAACGAGATTTTACAAAACACAGTCTTGCAAGGAGGTGGACGCAAAAGAAATGGCCCACCACCTTGGACATCCTTGGTAGAAGGGGGCAGATATTTTTACTACCTGGTCTTTTAATCATGAAGGGGAGTTTCCCGCATGGTTTCACTGACTCTTCCCGTGGGAAAGCATCTCCTCTGCGCAGCAGCCTCTGGGCTTAACCCTTTTGGTCTGACCCATGCGATCAAATAAGGTCTCTTATTTATATATTAGCAGCCAATCCTCTGTATCTCTAAGAGTTGAGATACTCCTGGTCACTTCCTCGTGATAGACCCATAGTGTTTGGTTAACGTCAGCGGTATGTCTCCACTGCGTC
This genomic interval from Calonectris borealis chromosome 1, bCalBor7.hap1.2, whole genome shotgun sequence contains the following:
- the MLNR gene encoding motilin receptor, with amino-acid sequence MWGGGNGSEGEPRPWLPCDERLCLALPVRALVPVTAVCLGLFVVGVVGNVLTVLVIRGYRDMKTTTNLYLGSMAVSDLLILMGLPFDLYRLWRSRPWIFGQLLCRLSHYLSEGCTYCTILHITALTVERYLAICFPLKAKVVVTKRRVKAVIGVLWAFAFLSAGPFFFLVGVEQPDNHTDFSRECKPTLQAVESGLLATMFWVTTFYFVLPVICLSVLYGFIGHELWQNNARLRGPNAVLREKGHRQAIKILAVVVLAFVICWLPFHIGRIVFINTQDTKTMLFSQYFNIFALQLFYLSASINPILYNLISKKYRAAAYKLLLPHRAAEWAFTVTKNAGGYTETSASPRNEYTTSF